A region of Streptomyces sp. WMMC500 DNA encodes the following proteins:
- a CDS encoding acyl-CoA thioesterase II — MDDAALTDLVDLLDLEQIEQDIYRGHSRAAVVPRVFGGQVAAQALVAAGRTVPADRPPHSLHAYFLRPGDPGAPLVYTVDRIRDGRSFTTRRVVAVQHGQPVFNLSASFQVHEEGLEHQVPMPAAPDPDTLPTAEEAMPRYAVRFLDPALAGRMLEARAAVDLRYVEPPPWGGEAGVPREPRSQVWFRTNGKLAGTIDTPLLHVCLMTYVSDMTLLDSVLLAHGRGGWAVGDVVGASLDHAMWFHRPFRADEWLLYDQESPTSQGGRGLSTGRIFTRDGRLAASVIQEGVIRVPRP, encoded by the coding sequence ATGGACGACGCCGCACTCACCGACCTGGTCGACCTGCTCGACCTGGAGCAGATCGAGCAGGACATCTACCGCGGCCACTCCCGCGCCGCCGTCGTCCCGCGCGTCTTCGGCGGGCAGGTCGCGGCGCAGGCGCTGGTCGCCGCCGGCCGCACCGTGCCCGCCGACCGGCCGCCGCACTCGCTGCACGCCTACTTCCTGCGCCCGGGCGACCCCGGCGCCCCGCTCGTCTACACCGTCGACCGCATCCGCGACGGCCGCTCCTTCACCACCCGCCGCGTCGTCGCCGTCCAGCACGGCCAGCCGGTCTTCAACCTCTCCGCGTCGTTCCAGGTGCACGAGGAGGGCCTGGAGCACCAGGTGCCCATGCCGGCGGCGCCCGACCCCGACACGCTGCCCACCGCCGAGGAGGCGATGCCGCGCTACGCGGTCCGCTTCCTCGACCCCGCCCTCGCGGGCCGGATGCTGGAGGCGCGCGCGGCGGTCGACCTGCGTTACGTCGAGCCACCACCGTGGGGCGGCGAGGCCGGGGTACCGCGGGAGCCGCGCTCGCAGGTGTGGTTCCGTACGAACGGCAAGCTCGCCGGCACCATCGACACCCCGCTGCTGCACGTCTGCCTCATGACATACGTCTCGGACATGACCCTGCTCGACTCCGTGCTGCTCGCGCACGGCCGCGGCGGCTGGGCCGTCGGCGACGTCGTGGGCGCGAGCCTGGACCACGCGATGTGGTTCCACCGGCCGTTCCGGGCGGACGAGTGGCTGCTGTACGACCAGGAGTCGCCGACCTCGCAGGGCGGGCGCGGGCTCAGCACGGGGCGGATCTTCACCCGCGACGGGCGTTTGGCGGCGTCGGTGATCCAGGAGGGCGTGATCCGCGTCCCACGCCCCTGA
- a CDS encoding phosphatase, which translates to MALMSLPDAPSRPALVDHLVRTRIAGDVATPREGNLRHYRELSQGNLRFWLGLDLGDRWTDERDVLAVMAERVGVVADPAHTHGQDRIDPELTVDGLDRMAAELRKAAEAGQRVLLATGHPGGLLEVHSRTAAALRAAGCDIVTVPPGLRTGEGDDGTYGNVQQFCDVAVLERGATLWHTHAPQPVRQILDALERAGEPLPDLVVADHGWAGGAAQRGVHAVGYADCNDPALFLGEAEGTLAVAVPLDDHVTDPGAYALLTAYLLAAAGLES; encoded by the coding sequence ATGGCCCTCATGTCCCTGCCTGACGCACCCAGCCGCCCCGCCCTCGTCGACCACCTCGTACGCACCCGGATCGCGGGCGACGTCGCCACGCCCCGCGAGGGAAACCTGCGCCACTACCGCGAGCTCAGCCAGGGCAACCTGCGCTTCTGGCTCGGCCTCGACCTCGGCGACCGCTGGACCGACGAGCGGGACGTGCTGGCCGTCATGGCCGAGCGCGTCGGCGTCGTCGCGGACCCCGCGCACACCCACGGCCAGGACCGCATCGACCCCGAGCTGACCGTGGACGGCCTGGACCGGATGGCGGCCGAGCTGCGCAAGGCTGCCGAGGCCGGGCAGCGGGTGCTGCTGGCGACCGGCCACCCCGGCGGGCTGCTGGAGGTGCACAGCAGGACGGCGGCGGCGCTGCGCGCGGCGGGCTGCGACATCGTCACGGTGCCGCCGGGGCTGCGGACGGGCGAGGGCGACGACGGGACGTACGGCAACGTGCAGCAGTTCTGCGACGTCGCCGTGCTGGAGCGGGGCGCGACGCTGTGGCACACGCACGCGCCGCAGCCGGTGCGGCAGATACTCGACGCGCTGGAGCGCGCCGGCGAGCCGCTGCCGGACCTGGTGGTCGCCGACCACGGCTGGGCGGGCGGCGCGGCGCAGCGCGGCGTGCACGCGGTGGGGTACGCGGACTGCAACGACCCGGCGCTGTTCCTCGGCGAGGCGGAGGGCACGCTCGCGGTGGCGGTGCCGCTGGACGACCACGTCACCGACCCGGGGGCGTACGCGCTGCTGACGGCGTACCTGCTGGCGGCGGCGGGGCTGGAGTCCTAG
- the speB gene encoding agmatinase, translating into MSTTGTPRGPVDSSRVPRYAGPATFARLPRLDEVGRTDVAVVGVPFDSGVSYRPGARFGGNAIREASRLLRPYNPAQDAAPFALAQVADAGDIAVNPFDIGEAVATVEDAAGELLATGARLMTLGGDHTVALPLLRAVARRHGPVALLHFDAHLDTWDTYFGAAYTHGTPFRRAVEEGVVDTAALSHVGIRGPLYGRGDLDDDAKMGFGIVTSADVMRRGVDEVTDQLRQRIGDRPLYVSVDIDVLDPAHAPGTGTPEAGGLTSRELLEILRGLAGCRLVSADLVEVAPAYDHAEITSVAASHTAYELTTLMARQIAGERDAD; encoded by the coding sequence ATGAGCACCACCGGCACCCCTCGCGGCCCCGTCGACTCCTCCCGCGTCCCGCGCTACGCGGGCCCGGCCACCTTCGCCCGGCTGCCCCGCCTGGACGAGGTGGGGCGTACGGACGTCGCCGTCGTCGGCGTCCCCTTCGACAGCGGCGTCTCCTACCGCCCCGGCGCCCGCTTCGGCGGCAACGCGATCCGTGAGGCGTCCCGGCTGCTGCGCCCGTACAACCCGGCGCAGGACGCCGCGCCCTTCGCGCTGGCCCAGGTCGCGGACGCGGGCGACATCGCCGTCAACCCCTTCGACATCGGCGAGGCGGTGGCCACCGTCGAGGACGCGGCGGGTGAGCTGCTGGCGACCGGCGCCCGGCTGATGACCCTCGGCGGCGACCACACCGTCGCGCTGCCGCTGCTGCGCGCGGTCGCCCGCCGGCACGGGCCGGTCGCGCTGCTGCACTTCGACGCGCACCTGGACACCTGGGACACCTACTTCGGCGCCGCGTACACGCACGGCACGCCGTTCCGGCGCGCGGTGGAGGAGGGCGTGGTCGACACCGCGGCGCTCTCGCACGTCGGCATCCGGGGACCGCTCTACGGGCGCGGGGACCTCGACGACGACGCGAAGATGGGCTTCGGCATCGTCACCTCGGCGGACGTGATGCGCCGCGGCGTGGACGAGGTCACCGACCAACTGCGGCAGCGGATCGGGGACCGGCCGCTGTACGTCTCCGTCGACATCGACGTGCTGGACCCGGCGCACGCCCCGGGCACCGGCACCCCGGAGGCCGGCGGGCTCACCTCGCGCGAGCTGCTGGAGATCCTGCGCGGGCTGGCGGGCTGCCGGCTGGTCTCGGCGGACCTGGTGGAGGTGGCGCCGGCGTACGACCACGCCGAGATCACGTCCGTGGCGGCGTCGCACACGGCGTACGAGCTGACGACGCTGATGGCGCGGCAGATCGCGGGCGAGCGGGATGCGGACTGA
- a CDS encoding helix-turn-helix transcriptional regulator, with translation MSASPEQTSSVRRALSQQHGGPTVLRILLGTHLRRLREAAGVSREAAGDAIRASHAKISRLELGRVGYKERDVSDLLTLYGVTDEQERSEFLALARRASSPGWWQKYGDVLPGWFETLLGLEEAAGLIRNYQVQFVPGLLQTADYARAVTLLANAGAPEQEIQRKVDVRLRRQEVLDRPDAPKLWVVVDEAALRRPLGGADVMRGQVRHLLEMGTRKNITIQIAPFDIGGLAAAGGPIHIMRFTEPDLPDVVYLEQLTSALYLDKPDEVENYKLVMDRLCATAETHAGSMRILERLADEF, from the coding sequence ATGTCAGCGTCACCGGAGCAGACTTCATCGGTACGCAGGGCACTCTCTCAGCAGCACGGAGGGCCCACGGTTCTCCGCATCCTGCTGGGTACACACCTGCGTCGGCTCCGGGAGGCCGCCGGCGTCTCCCGTGAGGCAGCCGGTGATGCGATCCGGGCGTCGCACGCCAAGATCAGCCGCCTTGAGCTCGGCCGGGTGGGGTACAAGGAGCGCGACGTCTCCGACCTCCTCACCCTCTACGGCGTCACGGACGAGCAGGAGCGCTCCGAGTTCCTGGCCCTCGCCCGCCGCGCCAGCTCGCCGGGCTGGTGGCAGAAGTACGGCGACGTGCTGCCGGGCTGGTTCGAGACGCTGCTCGGCCTCGAAGAGGCCGCGGGGCTGATCCGTAACTACCAGGTCCAGTTCGTGCCCGGGCTGCTGCAGACCGCGGACTACGCCCGCGCCGTCACGCTGCTGGCCAACGCCGGCGCGCCGGAGCAGGAGATCCAGCGCAAGGTCGACGTGCGGCTGCGCCGCCAGGAGGTGCTGGACCGGCCGGACGCGCCGAAGCTGTGGGTCGTCGTGGACGAGGCCGCGCTGCGCCGCCCGCTCGGCGGGGCGGACGTCATGCGGGGCCAGGTCAGACACCTGCTGGAGATGGGCACCCGGAAGAACATCACGATCCAGATCGCGCCCTTCGACATCGGCGGCCTCGCGGCGGCCGGCGGGCCGATACACATCATGCGCTTCACCGAGCCGGACCTGCCCGACGTCGTCTATCTGGAGCAGCTCACCAGCGCGCTCTACCTGGACAAGCCGGACGAGGTGGAGAACTACAAGCTGGTCATGGACCGGCTCTGCGCCACTGCCGAGACGCACGCGGGCAGCATGCGGATACTGGAGCGGCTGGCCGACGAGTTCTGA
- a CDS encoding DUF397 domain-containing protein, protein MQQVTNGVPADQLAGITWRKSRFSNPNGECVEVAGLPGGDIAMRNSRDPGGPALIYTQAEITAFLLGAKDGQFDDLIVNGAARGPG, encoded by the coding sequence ATGCAGCAGGTCACGAACGGTGTACCGGCGGATCAACTGGCCGGAATCACCTGGCGGAAGAGCAGGTTCAGCAATCCGAACGGCGAGTGCGTGGAGGTCGCCGGGCTCCCTGGCGGAGACATCGCCATGCGCAACTCGCGCGATCCGGGCGGACCGGCCCTCATCTACACACAGGCGGAGATCACCGCCTTCCTGCTCGGCGCGAAGGACGGCCAGTTCGACGATCTGATCGTCAACGGCGCGGCGAGAGGCCCCGGTTGA
- a CDS encoding ATP-binding protein: protein MTAPAEGWVTASEFAACTLEDDPRSIAIARNVARATLRGWLLEDLVDDVAAVASELVANALRHGLREPSWSQAPHPVVLSLLRRGSDVVCAVFDPGTGVPRVCVADPLAESGRGMRIVECLSDSWGWSEPGPYGKAVWARFTEGGRPAAPAEEHGVEQPLTRLLVLVEVLTGSSPPQLQAVA, encoded by the coding sequence ATGACCGCACCGGCTGAAGGGTGGGTGACCGCCTCCGAGTTCGCAGCGTGCACGCTCGAAGACGACCCCCGGTCCATCGCCATCGCCCGCAACGTCGCCCGGGCGACGCTCCGCGGGTGGCTGCTGGAGGACCTCGTCGACGACGTCGCCGCCGTCGCCTCGGAGCTGGTGGCCAACGCGCTGCGGCACGGTCTGCGCGAACCGTCCTGGAGCCAGGCCCCCCACCCCGTCGTCCTCAGCCTGCTGCGCCGCGGCTCGGACGTCGTGTGCGCGGTCTTCGACCCCGGCACCGGCGTCCCGCGAGTGTGTGTCGCCGACCCGCTCGCGGAGTCCGGCCGCGGGATGCGGATCGTGGAGTGCCTCAGTGACAGTTGGGGCTGGAGCGAGCCGGGCCCCTACGGCAAGGCCGTCTGGGCCCGCTTCACCGAGGGCGGGAGACCCGCCGCCCCCGCGGAGGAACACGGCGTCGAACAGCCCCTCACCCGGTTACTGGTACTGGTCGAGGTGCTCACCGGCAGCAGCCCGCCCCAGTTGCAGGCAGTGGCCTGA
- a CDS encoding ABC transporter ATP-binding protein, giving the protein MEETPPGQTPSRSAPEGWARRLLRHCLRYRRNVLLSLGASLAGMGIMALVPLIPKLIIDDVIVSGDRPLAPWAALMVLAALAVYGLTYVRRYYGGRLALDVQHDLRTEMYDAIVRLDGRRQDELSTGQVVGRGTTDLQLVQGLLFMIPMMIGNVLLFAVSLVVMVVLSPTLTLVALGVAPALWWIANRSRTRLFPATWYAQQQAGTVASVVDGAVGGVRVVKGFGQERQETGKLRAISRKLYAARLRTVRMNARYTPALQAVPSLGQVGMLALGGWMATRGQITLGTFVAFSTYLAQLVGPVRMLAMMLTVGQQARAGVERVYELIDTEPELSDRPGAHELPADAPADVEFDGVTFGYDPGHPVLDRLSLRVEPGETMAVVGASGSGKSTLSMLIPRYYDVSDAPDGGAVRIGGHDVRDLTLPSLRAAIGLVPENSFLFSESVRDNIAYGKPDATDEEIRAAARAAQADGFITALGNGGGPADDPKAGGPGTGLPEGYDTVVGEQGMTLSGGQRQRIALARAILTDPRLLLLDDATSAVDARVEHEIHEALKSVMAGRTTLLIAHRQSTLALADRIAVLDGGRLVDVGTHEELQARCPLYRRLLTDPDELADRERDPAGQVSADTHATVDGITPGLWVRKETDEKSAVAGGNSTASAGDPSGFAGMLAGSPGSPELLAKVAALPPATDAPEVDEDRAEAPEASYGLRRLLRGFGAPLAVALLFVAGDALAGLLLPVLIRHGIDEGVQQLSLGAVWTAAGLALAVVLGQWAAQVGATRLTGRTGERVLYALRVKIFAQLQRLGLDYYERHLTGKIMTRMTTDVDALSTFLQTGLVTAVVSLLTFFGILVALLVIDLQLALIVFATLPPLIVGTFFFRRQSVRAYELARERVSVVNGDLQESVAGLRIVQAFRREDGGAARFAERSDGYRRARVRGQWLISVYFPFVQLLASFATVGVLWAGSDRVAAGTLTAGALVAYLLYIDLFFAPVQQLSQVFDGYQQAAVALGRIQELLHEKPSTPLPAKPRPVGRLSGEIAFDDVHFAYDGQAEGAAEAALTGLDLTIPAGQTVAFVGETGAGKSTLVKLAARFYDPTSGAVRVDGTDLRELDLTGYRHRLGVVPQESYLFSGTVRDAIAYGRPDATDARVEAAARAVGAHDMIASLPGGYLHDVAERGRNLSAGQRQLIALARAELVDPDILLLDEATAALDLATEAAVNSATDRLAGRRTTLVVAHRLTTAARADRVVVLDHGRVAEDGTHEELLARGGRYAELWRTYAGSAEPAAA; this is encoded by the coding sequence CTGGAAGAGACCCCACCCGGGCAGACGCCTTCGCGAAGCGCACCCGAGGGCTGGGCGCGGCGGCTCCTCCGCCACTGTCTGCGCTATCGCCGGAACGTTCTGCTCTCCCTCGGCGCCTCCCTCGCCGGGATGGGCATCATGGCCCTCGTTCCGCTCATCCCCAAGCTGATCATCGACGACGTGATCGTCTCCGGCGACCGGCCGCTCGCGCCCTGGGCCGCGCTCATGGTCCTCGCCGCCCTCGCCGTCTACGGCCTCACCTATGTCCGGCGCTACTACGGCGGCCGGCTCGCCCTCGACGTGCAGCACGACCTGCGCACCGAGATGTACGACGCGATCGTCAGGCTCGACGGCCGCCGCCAGGACGAGCTGTCCACCGGCCAGGTCGTCGGCCGCGGCACCACCGACCTGCAGCTCGTCCAGGGCCTGCTCTTCATGATTCCGATGATGATCGGCAACGTGCTGCTCTTCGCGGTCTCCCTGGTCGTCATGGTCGTGCTGTCCCCGACGCTCACCCTCGTCGCCCTCGGCGTCGCCCCCGCCCTGTGGTGGATCGCGAACCGCAGCCGCACCCGCCTCTTCCCCGCCACCTGGTACGCCCAGCAGCAGGCGGGCACCGTCGCCTCCGTCGTGGACGGCGCCGTCGGCGGCGTCCGCGTCGTCAAGGGCTTCGGCCAGGAGCGGCAGGAGACCGGAAAGCTCCGCGCCATCAGCCGCAAGCTCTACGCCGCCCGGCTGCGCACCGTCCGCATGAACGCCCGCTACACCCCCGCCCTGCAGGCCGTGCCCTCCCTCGGCCAGGTCGGCATGCTCGCGCTCGGCGGCTGGATGGCCACCCGCGGGCAGATCACGCTCGGCACCTTCGTCGCCTTCTCCACCTATCTCGCGCAGCTCGTCGGCCCGGTCCGGATGCTCGCGATGATGCTCACCGTCGGGCAGCAGGCCCGCGCGGGCGTGGAGCGGGTCTACGAGCTGATCGACACCGAGCCGGAGCTGTCCGACCGGCCCGGCGCGCACGAGCTGCCGGCCGACGCCCCCGCCGACGTCGAGTTCGACGGCGTGACCTTCGGCTACGACCCCGGCCACCCGGTGCTCGACCGGCTGTCGCTGCGGGTCGAGCCCGGCGAGACGATGGCCGTCGTCGGGGCCTCCGGCAGCGGCAAGTCGACGCTGTCGATGCTGATACCCCGCTATTACGACGTCTCGGACGCCCCCGACGGCGGCGCCGTCCGCATCGGCGGCCACGACGTGCGCGACCTGACGCTGCCCTCCCTGCGCGCGGCGATCGGCCTCGTCCCCGAGAACAGCTTCCTGTTCTCCGAGTCCGTCCGGGACAACATCGCCTACGGCAAGCCCGACGCCACCGACGAGGAGATCCGCGCCGCCGCCCGCGCCGCGCAGGCCGACGGCTTCATCACCGCGCTGGGCAACGGCGGCGGTCCCGCGGACGACCCGAAGGCCGGCGGCCCGGGCACCGGCCTCCCCGAGGGCTACGACACCGTGGTCGGCGAACAGGGCATGACCCTCTCCGGCGGCCAGCGCCAGCGCATCGCGCTGGCCCGCGCGATCCTCACCGACCCCCGGCTGCTGCTCCTCGACGACGCCACCTCCGCGGTCGACGCCCGCGTCGAGCACGAGATCCACGAGGCGCTCAAGAGCGTCATGGCCGGCCGCACCACGCTGCTCATCGCCCACCGCCAGTCCACCCTCGCGCTCGCCGACCGCATCGCCGTCCTCGACGGCGGCCGGCTCGTGGACGTCGGCACCCACGAGGAGCTGCAGGCCCGCTGCCCGCTCTACCGCCGGCTGCTGACCGACCCGGACGAGCTGGCGGACCGCGAGCGCGACCCCGCCGGCCAGGTCTCCGCCGACACGCACGCCACCGTCGACGGGATCACCCCGGGCCTGTGGGTACGCAAGGAGACCGACGAGAAGAGCGCCGTGGCCGGCGGCAACTCCACGGCCTCCGCCGGCGACCCCTCCGGCTTCGCCGGCATGCTCGCCGGCTCGCCCGGCAGCCCGGAACTGCTGGCCAAGGTCGCCGCCCTGCCGCCCGCCACCGACGCCCCGGAGGTGGACGAGGACCGCGCCGAGGCGCCGGAGGCGTCGTACGGCCTGCGCCGGCTGCTGCGCGGCTTCGGCGCTCCGCTCGCCGTCGCCCTCCTCTTCGTCGCCGGCGACGCGCTCGCCGGGCTGCTGCTGCCCGTCCTCATCCGGCACGGCATCGACGAGGGCGTCCAGCAGCTCTCCCTCGGCGCCGTGTGGACGGCCGCGGGCCTCGCGCTCGCGGTCGTGCTCGGCCAGTGGGCCGCCCAGGTCGGCGCCACCCGGCTCACCGGCCGCACCGGCGAGCGCGTGCTCTACGCCCTGCGCGTCAAGATCTTCGCCCAGCTCCAGCGGCTCGGCCTCGACTACTACGAGCGCCATCTCACCGGCAAGATCATGACCCGGATGACCACGGACGTGGACGCCCTGTCCACGTTCCTGCAGACCGGCCTGGTCACCGCCGTCGTCTCGCTGCTCACCTTCTTCGGCATCCTGGTCGCGCTGCTCGTCATCGACCTCCAGCTCGCCCTGATCGTCTTCGCCACCCTGCCGCCGCTGATCGTCGGCACGTTCTTCTTCCGCCGGCAGAGCGTCAGGGCGTACGAGCTGGCGCGCGAGCGCGTCAGCGTCGTCAACGGCGACCTCCAGGAGTCCGTCGCCGGGCTGCGCATCGTGCAGGCGTTCCGCCGCGAGGACGGCGGCGCCGCGCGGTTCGCCGAGCGCAGCGACGGCTACCGCAGGGCCCGGGTGCGCGGCCAGTGGCTCATCTCCGTCTACTTCCCGTTCGTGCAGCTCCTCGCCTCCTTCGCCACCGTCGGCGTGCTGTGGGCAGGCTCCGACCGGGTGGCCGCGGGGACGCTCACCGCCGGCGCACTCGTGGCGTACCTCCTCTACATCGACCTGTTCTTCGCCCCCGTGCAGCAGCTCTCCCAGGTCTTCGACGGCTACCAGCAGGCGGCGGTCGCGCTCGGCCGCATCCAGGAACTCCTGCACGAGAAGCCCTCCACGCCGCTGCCCGCGAAGCCGCGGCCGGTCGGGCGGCTGAGCGGCGAGATCGCCTTCGACGACGTGCACTTCGCGTACGACGGGCAGGCCGAGGGCGCCGCCGAGGCGGCGCTGACCGGGCTGGACCTCACGATCCCGGCCGGGCAGACCGTCGCGTTCGTCGGCGAGACCGGCGCCGGCAAGTCGACGCTGGTCAAGCTCGCCGCCCGGTTCTACGACCCGACGAGCGGCGCCGTCCGCGTCGACGGCACGGACCTGCGCGAGCTTGACCTCACCGGCTACCGGCACCGTCTCGGCGTGGTCCCCCAGGAGTCCTACCTCTTCTCCGGCACCGTGCGCGACGCCATCGCCTACGGCCGGCCCGACGCCACCGACGCCCGGGTGGAGGCCGCCGCGCGGGCCGTCGGCGCCCACGACATGATCGCCTCGCTGCCCGGCGGCTACCTCCACGATGTCGCCGAGCGGGGCCGCAACCTCTCCGCCGGCCAGCGCCAGCTCATCGCCCTGGCCCGCGCCGAGCTGGTCGACCCCGACATCCTGCTCCTCGACGAGGCCACCGCGGCGCTCGACCTGGCCACCGAGGCCGCGGTCAACAGCGCCACGGACCGCCTCGCGGGCCGCCGCACCACGCTCGTCGTCGCCCACCGGCTGACCACGGCCGCCCGCGCCGACCGCGTCGTGGTCCTCGACCACGGGCGCGTCGCCGAAGACGGCACCCACGAGGAGCTGCTCGCCCGCGGCGGCCGGTACGCCGAGCTGTGGCGGACCTACGCGGGCTCGGCGGAGCCGGCTGCGGCGTAG
- a CDS encoding S28 family serine protease, with amino-acid sequence MRRTLGWLLSLAVLTGTVGLGSSPVGAATADETDIKDRLLSIKGMSLIEEKPVDGYRYFVLNYTQPVDHRKPHGRTFQQRLTVLHKDTDRPTVFSTGGYNVSTTPSRSEPTQIVDGNQVSMEYRFFTPSRPDPADWKKLDIRQAAADQHRIFRALNDIYDENWLATGGSKGGMTATYYERFYPRDMDGVVAYVAPNDVVNNQDAAYDRFFERVGTQECRDALNAVQREALVRRDALSEKYAAWAAESGSTFTTVGSLDKAFEATVLDLVWGFWQYSSAADCADVPDAATVSDQEIYDYIDAIAGWSFYTDQGLAPYTPYYYQAGTELGAPTIRLPHLADLSRYGYQPPRNFVPRDIDMRFKPWVMNDVDTWVRRNANRMLFVYGENDPWGAEPFRLGRGAHDSYVYTAPGANHGARVSQLPEAERANATERILDWAGVEAEDGSARARPLAAYDSGLDKVTEKELREQSLRP; translated from the coding sequence ATGCGCAGGACGCTCGGATGGCTGCTGAGTCTGGCCGTGCTCACCGGCACGGTGGGGCTGGGCAGTTCACCGGTCGGTGCCGCCACCGCGGACGAGACCGACATCAAGGACCGGCTCCTCTCGATCAAGGGCATGAGCCTGATCGAGGAGAAGCCGGTCGACGGCTACCGCTACTTCGTACTGAACTACACCCAGCCCGTCGACCACCGAAAGCCGCACGGCCGGACCTTCCAGCAGCGGCTCACCGTGCTGCACAAGGACACCGACCGGCCCACGGTCTTCTCCACCGGCGGCTACAACGTCTCCACCACGCCGTCGCGCAGCGAGCCCACCCAGATCGTGGACGGCAACCAGGTCTCCATGGAGTACCGGTTCTTCACCCCGTCCCGGCCCGACCCCGCGGACTGGAAGAAGCTGGACATCCGGCAGGCCGCCGCCGACCAGCACCGCATCTTCCGGGCGCTGAACGACATCTACGACGAGAACTGGCTGGCCACCGGGGGCAGCAAGGGCGGCATGACCGCCACGTACTACGAGCGCTTCTACCCGCGCGACATGGACGGCGTCGTCGCGTACGTCGCGCCGAACGACGTGGTGAACAACCAGGACGCGGCCTACGACCGGTTCTTCGAGCGGGTCGGCACGCAGGAGTGCCGGGACGCGCTCAACGCCGTGCAGCGCGAGGCGCTGGTGCGGCGCGACGCGCTGTCGGAGAAGTACGCGGCGTGGGCCGCCGAGTCGGGGTCGACCTTCACCACGGTCGGCAGCCTGGACAAGGCCTTCGAGGCGACCGTCCTCGACCTCGTGTGGGGCTTCTGGCAGTACAGCTCGGCCGCCGACTGCGCCGACGTGCCGGACGCGGCCACCGTCTCCGACCAGGAGATCTACGACTACATCGACGCCATAGCCGGCTGGTCCTTCTACACCGACCAGGGGCTCGCGCCGTACACGCCGTACTACTACCAGGCGGGCACCGAACTGGGCGCGCCCACCATCCGGCTGCCCCACCTGGCGGACCTGAGCCGCTACGGCTACCAGCCGCCGCGGAACTTCGTCCCGCGCGACATCGACATGCGCTTCAAGCCGTGGGTGATGAACGACGTCGACACGTGGGTGCGCAGGAACGCGAACCGGATGCTCTTCGTCTACGGCGAGAACGACCCCTGGGGCGCCGAGCCGTTCCGCCTCGGCAGGGGCGCGCACGACTCGTACGTCTACACCGCCCCCGGCGCGAACCACGGCGCGCGGGTCAGTCAGCTCCCGGAGGCGGAGCGCGCGAACGCCACGGAGCGGATCCTCGACTGGGCCGGCGTCGAGGCCGAGGACGGCAGCGCGCGGGCCAGGCCGCTGGCGGCGTACGACAGCGGGCTGGACAAGGTGACGGAGAAGGAGCTGCGGGAGCAGTCGCTCCGGCCGTGA
- a CDS encoding LysR family transcriptional regulator, which yields MLDLSRLRALHAVAVHGSVGSAAAALGYTPSAVSQQIAKLERETRTPLLERRGRGVTLTDAAQHLVATAEQLLALVEEAETTLEERRGRPMGRLTVACFATAARGLLPAALAALSAEHPALDTRLLEADPHLSPGLVTRGVADLAVAHDWDIAPLPTPEGMELAPIGDDLCDICVPAGHPFARRTALVRADLVGERWICQPPGSTCHDWLVRTLRTSGHEPDLAYQVAEYASQLALVAAGLGIALVPRLGRGPLPAGVVAVPLEPVPVRRVYALWRTGAARRPAIREAVRLLRREWQERAGG from the coding sequence ATGCTCGATCTGTCCCGGCTCCGCGCGCTGCACGCCGTCGCCGTCCACGGCTCCGTCGGCTCCGCCGCGGCCGCCCTCGGCTACACCCCGTCCGCCGTCTCCCAGCAGATCGCCAAGCTGGAACGCGAGACCCGCACGCCGCTGCTGGAGCGCCGCGGGCGTGGCGTGACGCTCACCGACGCCGCCCAGCACCTCGTCGCCACCGCGGAGCAGTTGCTCGCCCTCGTCGAGGAGGCCGAGACCACGCTGGAGGAGCGCCGCGGCCGGCCCATGGGGCGGCTGACGGTGGCCTGCTTCGCGACCGCCGCGCGCGGGCTGCTGCCCGCGGCGCTCGCCGCGCTGTCGGCGGAACACCCCGCGCTCGACACCCGCCTGCTGGAGGCCGACCCGCACCTCTCCCCCGGCCTGGTCACCCGCGGCGTGGCCGACCTCGCCGTCGCCCACGACTGGGACATCGCCCCGCTGCCCACCCCCGAGGGGATGGAGCTGGCGCCCATCGGCGACGACCTGTGCGACATCTGCGTCCCGGCGGGCCACCCCTTCGCCCGGCGCACCGCGCTCGTCCGCGCGGACCTCGTCGGTGAGCGCTGGATCTGCCAGCCCCCGGGCTCCACGTGCCACGACTGGCTCGTACGCACCCTGCGCACCTCCGGCCACGAGCCGGATCTCGCCTACCAGGTCGCCGAGTACGCCTCGCAGCTCGCGCTGGTCGCGGCCGGTCTCGGCATCGCGCTGGTGCCGCGGCTGGGCCGCGGCCCGCTGCCGGCGGGGGTGGTGGCGGTGCCGCTGGAGCCCGTGCCGGTACGGCGGGTGTACGCGCTGTGGCGTACGGGCGCCGCGCGGCGCCCGGCGATCCGGGAGGCGGTGCGGCTGCTGCGGCGGGAGTGGCAGGAACGGGCCGGCGGCTGA